One segment of Ipomoea triloba cultivar NCNSP0323 chromosome 12, ASM357664v1 DNA contains the following:
- the LOC115999798 gene encoding 30S ribosomal protein S31, chloroplastic: MALLLVGAAPMASLSMAALAPTLSFSSSRSLTGGSLRMTSSTSLSSSVTAPSLPLIYCGRGDKKTAKGKRFNHSFGNARPKDKKKGRGPPRIPPPPAAAPKKNPLDDGQKVKIEIDESLS, from the exons ATGGCATTACTGCTAGTAGGAGCAGCACCCATGGCTTCTCTATCAATGGCGGCTCTCGCTCCAACTCTCTCCTTTTCTAGCTCCCGTTCACTCACCGGCGGTTCTCTTCGGATGACGTCATCGACGTCATTGTCTTCCTCCGTCACCGCTCCTAGCCTTCCATTGA TCTACTGTGGAAGAGGAGATAAGAAGACGGCCAAAGGAAAGCGTTTCAATCACTCATTTGGAAAT GCGAGGCCGAAGGACAAGAAGAAGGGGAGAGGACCGCCTAGGATTCCGCCTCCACCTGCAGCAGCACCGAAGAAGAATCCGCTTGATGATGGTCAGAaggttaaaattgaaattgacgAGTCTTTGAGCTGA